From Aquila chrysaetos chrysaetos chromosome 3, bAquChr1.4, whole genome shotgun sequence, the proteins below share one genomic window:
- the EPB41L1 gene encoding band 4.1-like protein 1 isoform X3 has protein sequence MTTETGPGSEVKNAQEEAPQQQLEAAAQGPTAAATNPASRDAEVNEKPGAQSDARNTEPGTEMEEKDYSETDGLSDKTTPSKTQKSPQKTTKKVKSALCRVTLLDASEYECEVEKHARGQVLFDMVCEHLNLLEKDYFGLTFCDSDSQKNWLDPSKEIKKQIRSGPWNFAFTVKFYPPDPAQLTEDITRYYLCLQLRADIITGRLPCSFVTHALLGSYAVQAELGDYDAEEHMGNYVSELRFAPNQTRELEERIMELHKTYRGMTPGEAEIHFLENAKKLSMYGVDLHHAKDSEGIDIMLGVCANGLLIYRDRLRINRFAWPKILKISYKRSNFYIKIRPGEYEQFESTIGFKLPNHRSAKRLWKVCIEHHTFFRLVSPEPPPKGFLVMGSKFRYSGRTQAQTRQASALIDRPAPFFERSSSKRYTMSRSLDGEFSRPASVSENHDAGAEGEKRDEDGEFCSRRRSETEDEELTTPTKIKELKFLDKPEDVLLKHQASINELKRTLKEPNSKLVHRDRDRRLPSSPASSSPKHEDETPKGTPEKASETMEEDTPDDFTSEHGASLSMESFTQKSLVSSPEGSEHWVFIERETPRLEAVALKKALGVKKEEAHAGTSEVKMSASVSKVEMAVGKAKEVAGQEEPADASLDTRTRAKMIASPEDFESVWEDEIDEKEARGEPSQEAEHVSAESAEEPQEEGEEATTSEPGLPKPCQQPEERQRAKILGPEPPQGESEVVSKERASAASRKQEARVLATATELIKIKVKASDESSDTSATQRIIYLGDPEGEEKDSKTHLLSETGLEERPEATENTSREGSGHTAPVAEGFQPSSSASQQHRALSGKSAEALEQPGTGCDGTSLVERPTLGQEEGLPLQQEKASAGLTGCEAPEGGEALPCSREVGQEETDLQSPVGGLKLCGLAGDGRRAEEHKGSPVQSPDICMAVEGLSGRIGADSDKEGSARVVLQMEEIETKSPPSVVPRQGHPPTTMGSEGDEPSTPAPTPFPQQSSPVPAEPVSGTEPEGRDLSQGTSPVRGMGLPKIVNLSAEVESKEANPVVGKGAPKDMSPVAEVAIPSGASPESEEQPQDMGFATCKPHQGASPVAGGPPENTGAAAEPIQVRDPATGEVAQDMGPVTAKATQSKIPATEEPLQEKPVIKELSQDIGPTSGKLTRDEGCGMEELSDDKSPCMEELPPKAEEPKQQIEAIIRDLPQEGPMAEGLLHTTDPKVQEPPWDLEFNVGQDLQGRSPAVGETTRDSDLAPGQPPQDKSRPKEAADVLHSHSTVAGLCQGSKTYRLSTLIYEGREEQQASSGTHQTESESLMFVAGRTGAVSQEHGDVTVAPGSWQDSESYRKTSVASKIKMFEQSEAERRAAQEGQERVPEAETSAKAKGKMGLAQDMLLNTGLASPLVMLVTPVGPASSAGSLALGQGAGSGDTSQPLSLKKDVSIVLEHEGEDSADLASADLASPDSGCELTLAEAVSKSQEPSGEEKDLSDPSVKSSLKEENVKTAVPVVFQRAGLREGIEEKAKPPRHRAPESDTGDEEQDQEKDSVFLKDNHLAIERKCSSITVSSTSSLEAEVDFTVIGDFHGTAFEDISRSLPELDKDKSETEDEGLVSFQHTDKVVPGPEEDVKGGEKVSQPSPDVSQLESSAPKMDAVTVGLGLGMKKPEADGSAFHHIGTTDTAQVEGGTPGSRDTTATVHAGTGEMALATSDHSTKAGKGAVPTTDLRSLSPITSSSAGKEVLTSIFSATAETLSTSTTTHVTKTVKGGFSETRIEKRIIITGDEDVDQDQALALAIKEAKLQHPDMLVTKAVVYRETEPSPEERDKKPQES, from the exons AAACACGCCCGAGGCCAGGTCCTCTTTGACATGGTGTGCGAGCATCTCAACCTCCTGGAGAAGGACTACTTCGGCCTCACCTTCTGTGACTCAGACAGCCAGAAG AACTGGCTGGACCCCTCCAAGGAGATCAAGAAGCAGATTCGCA GTGGGCCCTGGAACTTCGCCTTCACTGTGAAGTTTTACCCTCCAGACCCTGCCCAGCTCACGGAGGACATCACAAG ATACTACTTGTGCCTGCAGCTCCGTGCGGACATCATCACGGGGCGCCTGCCTTGCTCCTTTGTCACGCATGCCCTGCTGGGCTCCTACGCCGTGCAGGCTGAGCTGGGTGACTACGATGCCGAGGAACACATGGGCAACTACGTCAGCGAGCTCCGCTTCGCCCCCAACCAGACACGGGAGCTGGAGGAGCGCATCATGGAGTTGCACAAGACCTACCG GGGAATGACCCCCGGGGAAGCGGAGATCCACTTCCTGGAGAACGCCAAGAAGCTCTCCATGTATGGGGTGGACCTGCACCACGCCAAG GACTCGGAGGGCATTGACATCATGCTGGGCGTCTGCGCCAACGGCCTCCTCATCTACAGGGACCGGCTGAGGATCAACCGCTTCGCCTGGCCCAAGATCCTCAAAATTTCCTACAAGAGGAGCAACTTCTACATCAAGATCCGCCCGGGTGAG TACGAACAGTTTGAGAGCACCATTGGCTTCAAGCTGCCTAACCATCGCTCCGCCAAGCGTCTTTGGAAGGTCTGCATAGAGCATCACACCTTCTTCAG GCTGGTGTCCCCGGAGCCACCCCCCAAGGGCTTCCTGGTGATGGGCTCCAAGTTTCGCTACAGCGGGCGGACGCAGGCGCAGACACGGCAGGCCAGCGCCCTCATCGACCGCCCGGCTCCCTTCTTCGAGCGCTCCTCAAGCAAACGGTACACCATGTCTCGCAGCCTTGACGGAG AGTTCTCGCGCCCAGCCTCTGTCAGCGAAAACCACGACGCCGGGGCAGAGGGCGAGAAGCGAGATGAGGACGGTGAGTTTTGCAGCAGGAGACGGTCTGAGACAGAGGATGAGGAGCTGACCACCCCAACGAAAATAAAGGAGCTGAAG TTTTTAGACAAGCCAGAAGATGTTTTGCTGAAGCATCAGGCCAGCATCAATGAGCTGAAACGGACCCTGAAGGAGCCCAACAGCAAGCTGGTTCACAGGGACCGGGACAGGAGGCTGCCTTCCTCACCAGCCTCTTCCTCACCCAAGCATGAGGATGAAACACCAAAGGGAACCCCAGAAAAGGCCAGCGAG ACGATGGAAGAGGACACCCCAGACGATTTTACATCTGAGCACGGAGCTTCCCTAAGCATGGAGTCTTTCACGCAGAAAAGCCTTGTCTCCTCTCCTGAG GGCTCGGAGCATTGGGTATTTATAGAGAGAGAAACTCCTAGGCTGGAAGCGGTAGCTCTAAAGAAAGCTCTGGGAGTCAAGAAAGAAGAAGCACATGCAGGTACCTCAGAGGTGAAAATGAGTGCGAGCGTATCGAAAGTGGAGATGGCAGTAGGGAAAGCCAAGGAAGTGGCAGGccaggaagagccagcagatGCATCCCTGGATACCCGGACAAGAGCAAAAATGATCGCTAGTCCAGAGGATTTTGAGTCTGTCTGGGAGGATGAGATTGATGAGAAGGAAGCCAGGGGGGAGCCCAGCCAGGAGGCAGAGCACGTGTCAGCTGAGAGTGCAGAGGAGCCCCAGGAGGAGGGCGAGGAAGCAACCACCAGTGAGCCAGGTCTGCCCAAGCCATGTCAGCAGCCTGAAGAGAGGCAGAGGGCCAAAATTTTGGGGCCAGAGCCTCCCCAGGGAGAAAGCGAGGTGGTCTCCAAGGAGCGTGCTTCTGCAGCCTCCAGGAAGCAGGAGGCCAGAGTGCTGGCCACAGCCACAGAGctcattaaaattaaagtgaAGGCTAGTGATGAGAGCTCAGACACTTCTGCAACCCAGAGGATCATTTACTTAGGAGAcccagagggagaggagaaagacagTAAAACACACCTGCTCTCAGAGACTGGCTTGGAGGAGAGACCAGAAGCCACTGAGAACACATCCAGGGAGGGATCTGGGCACACGGCACCTGTGGCAGAAGGTTTCCAACCCTCTTCCTCAGcaagccagcagcacagggcattGTCTGGAAAATCTGCTGAAGCACTGGAGCAGCCGGGGACAGGCTGTGATGGGACCAGCCTGGTGGAACGTCCTAccttggggcaggaggaagggctgCCTCTACAGCAAGAGAAAGCATCTGCTGGGCTGACAGGCTGCGAAGCACCTGAGGGAGGTGAAGCCCTGCCATGTTCCCGAGAGgtgggacaagaggaaacagatCTGCAAAGCCCAGTGGGAGGCTTGAAGCTGTGTGGCCTGGCAGGGGATGGCCGCAGGGCTGAGGAGCACAAAGGGAGCCCAGTACAGAGCCCGGACATCTGCATGGCAGTGGAGGGGCTCTCAGGAAGGATTGGAGCAGACAGCGACAAGGAAGGAAGTGCCAGAGTGGTTCTTCAGATGGAAGAGATAGAGACCAAGTCACCTCCATCAGTTGTGCCTCGGCAGGGTCACCCTCCCACCACCATGGGGTCGGAGGGGGATGAACCCAGCACTCCTGCCCCTACACCCTTTCCCCAGCAatccagccctgtccctgcagagccagTCTCAGGCACTGAGCCTGAGGGCAGAGACCTGTCCCAGGGCACCAGCCCTGTAAGAGGTATGGGCCTACCCAAGATTGTGAATCTCTCAGCAGAGGTGGAAAGCAAGGAAGCAAACCCTGTAGTAGGCAAAGGAGCACCCAAGGACATGAGCCCTGTAGCAGAGGTGGCAATACCCAGTGGCGCCAGTCCTGAATCTGAAGAACAACCCCAAGACATGGGCTTTGCTACATGTAAACCACACCAAGGTGCAAGTCCTGTTGCGGGAGGACCACCCGAAAACACAGGCGCTGCAGCAGAGCCGATCCAGGTCAGAGACCCGGCCACAGGGGAGGTGGCCCAGGACATGGGCCCTGTCACAGCGAAGGCAACCCAGAGCAAAATCCCTGCCACGGAAGAGCCACTTCAGGAGAAGCCCGTGATAAAAGAGCTCTCCCAGGACATAGGGCCCACATCAGGGAAGCTGACCAGAGATGAAGGCTGTGGGATGGAAGAATTATCCGATGACAAAAGCCCTTGCATGGAAGAGCTGCCTCCCAAGGCAGAAGAACCAAAACAACAGATTGAGGCCATAATAAGAGACCTGCCCCAAGAGGGTCCCATGGCTGAAGGGCTGCTCCACACTACAGATCCCAAAGTGCAGGAGCCACCTTGGGACTTGGAGTTTAATGTGGGACAAGatctgcagggcaggagcccTGCAGTAGGAGAAACCACCAGGGACAGTGACCTTGCTCCAGGGCAGCCACCGCAGGATAAGTCTCGTCCCAAAGAAGCTGCTGATGTTCTGCACTCCCACTCCACTGTAGCAGGATTGTGTCAAGGAAGCAAAACATACCGGCTCTCTACCTTGATCTATGAAGgcagagaagagcagcaagCGAGCAGTGGGACACATCAAACAGAGTCTGAGTCGTTGATGTTTGTGGCTGGGAGGACAGGAGCTGTGTCCCAGGAGCATGGAGATGTCACTGTGGCCCCAGGTAGCTGGCAGGACAGTGAGAGCTACAGGAAAACCTCAGTGGCCTCTAAGATTAAGATGTTCGAGCAAAGTGAAGCAGAGCGAAGGGCAGCCCAGGAGGGACAAGAGCGTGTGCCTGAAGCTGAGacatcagcaaaagcaaaggggaaGATGGGTCTGGCACAGGACATGCTTTTGAACACAGGCCTTGCCTCACCGCTGGTGATGCTAGTCACTCCGGTGGGACCTGCGTCCAGTGCAGGCTCCTTGGCCCTTGGGCAAGGAGCTGGTTCAGGAGACACCTCCCAGCCTCTCTCTCTGAAGAAAGATGTTTCTATTGTCCTGGAGCACGAAGGAGAAGACAGTGCTGACCTGGCTAGTGCTGACCTGGCCTCCCCCGACTCTGGCTGCGAACTCACACTGGCAGAAGCCGTG AGCAAATCTCAGGAACcaagtggggaagaaaaggatttaTCTGACCCGTCAGTAAAATCCAGCCTGAAAGAAGAGAATGTAAAGACTGCTGTTCCAGTGGTCTTCCAG AGAGCGGGCTTGAGGGAGGGCATTGAGGAGAAAGCTAAGCCGCCTCGGCACAGGGCTCCCGAGAGTGACACTGGCGATGAGGAGCAGGACCAGGAGAAGGACTCGGTCTTTTTGAAGGACAACCACCTGGCCATCGAGCGCAAGTGCTCCAGCATCACGGTCAGTTCAACCTCCAGCCTGGAAGCAGAGGTGGACTTCACAGTGATCGGTGACTTCCACGGCACAGCCTTTGAAGACATCTCCCGGAGCCTGCCTGAGCTGGACAAGGACAAGAGTGAAACGGAAGACGAAGGCCTGGTTTCCTTCCAGCACACTGACAAAGTAGTTCCTGGGCCGGAAGAGGATGTCAAAGGTGGAGAGAAGgtctcccagcccagcccagatGTCTCCCAGCTAGAG tcATCAGCCCCAAAAATGGATGCTGTGACCGTCGGTCTGGGGCTGGGCATGAAGAAGCCTGAAGCAGATGGCTCTGCTTTCCACCACATCGGCACCACAGACACAGCCCAG GTGGAAGGAGGCACCCCGGGCAGCAGGGACACCACAGCCACTGTTCATGCTGGCACCGGAGAGATGGCACTGGCAACCTCA GAtcacagcaccaaggctggGAAAGGGGCTGTTCCCACAACAGACCTTCGCTCCCTCTCACCG AtcaccagcagctctgctgggaaggaAGTGCTCACCAGCATATTCAGTGCCACTGCGGAAACCCTCTCCACTTCCACCACTACCCACGTTACCAAG ACTGTGAAAGGAGGGTTTTCCGAGACCCGAATAGAGAAGCGCATCATTATCACAGGAGATGAAGATGTGGACCAGGACCAG GCACTGGCTTTAGCAATCAAAGAGGCAAAACTACAGCATCCTGACATGCTGGTAACCAAAGCTGTGGTATACAGAGAAACAGAACCTTCTCCAGAGGAACGGGACAAGAAACCTCAG GAATCTTGA
- the EPB41L1 gene encoding band 4.1-like protein 1 isoform X4: MTTETGPGSEVKNAQEEAPQQQLEAAAQGPTAAATNPASRDAEVNEKPGAQSDARNTEPGTEMEEKDYSETDGLSDKTTPSKTQKSPQKTTKKVKSALCRVTLLDASEYECEVEKHARGQVLFDMVCEHLNLLEKDYFGLTFCDSDSQKNWLDPSKEIKKQIRSGPWNFAFTVKFYPPDPAQLTEDITRYYLCLQLRADIITGRLPCSFVTHALLGSYAVQAELGDYDAEEHMGNYVSELRFAPNQTRELEERIMELHKTYRGMTPGEAEIHFLENAKKLSMYGVDLHHAKDSEGIDIMLGVCANGLLIYRDRLRINRFAWPKILKISYKRSNFYIKIRPGEYEQFESTIGFKLPNHRSAKRLWKVCIEHHTFFRLVSPEPPPKGFLVMGSKFRYSGRTQAQTRQASALIDRPAPFFERSSSKRYTMSRSLDGEFSRPASVSENHDAGAEGEKRDEDGEFCSRRRSETEDEELTTPTKIKELKPEHETTPRHKQEFLDKPEDVLLKHQASINELKRTLKEPNSKLVHRDRDRRLPSSPASSSPKHEDETPKGTPEKASETMEEDTPDDFTSEHGASLSMESFTQKSLVSSPEGSEHWVFIERETPRLEAVALKKALGVKKEEAHAGTSEVKMSASVSKVEMAVGKAKEVAGQEEPADASLDTRTRAKMIASPEDFESVWEDEIDEKEARGEPSQEAEHVSAESAEEPQEEGEEATTSEPGLPKPCQQPEERQRAKILGPEPPQGESEVVSKERASAASRKQEARVLATATELIKIKVKASDESSDTSATQRIIYLGDPEGEEKDSKTHLLSETGLEERPEATENTSREGSGHTAPVAEGFQPSSSASQQHRALSGKSAEALEQPGTGCDGTSLVERPTLGQEEGLPLQQEKASAGLTGCEAPEGGEALPCSREVGQEETDLQSPVGGLKLCGLAGDGRRAEEHKGSPVQSPDICMAVEGLSGRIGADSDKEGSARVVLQMEEIETKSPPSVVPRQGHPPTTMGSEGDEPSTPAPTPFPQQSSPVPAEPVSGTEPEGRDLSQGTSPVRGMGLPKIVNLSAEVESKEANPVVGKGAPKDMSPVAEVAIPSGASPESEEQPQDMGFATCKPHQGASPVAGGPPENTGAAAEPIQVRDPATGEVAQDMGPVTAKATQSKIPATEEPLQEKPVIKELSQDIGPTSGKLTRDEGCGMEELSDDKSPCMEELPPKAEEPKQQIEAIIRDLPQEGPMAEGLLHTTDPKVQEPPWDLEFNVGQDLQGRSPAVGETTRDSDLAPGQPPQDKSRPKEAADVLHSHSTVAGLCQGSKTYRLSTLIYEGREEQQASSGTHQTESESLMFVAGRTGAVSQEHGDVTVAPGSWQDSESYRKTSVASKIKMFEQSEAERRAAQEGQERVPEAETSAKAKGKMGLAQDMLLNTGLASPLVMLVTPVGPASSAGSLALGQGAGSGDTSQPLSLKKDVSIVLEHEGEDSADLASADLASPDSGCELTLAEAVSKSQEPSGEEKDLSDPSVKSSLKEENVKTAVPVVFQRAGLREGIEEKAKPPRHRAPESDTGDEEQDQEKDSVFLKDNHLAIERKCSSITVSSTSSLEAEVDFTVIGDFHGTAFEDISRSLPELDKDKSETEDEGLVSFQHTDKVVPGPEEDVKGGEKVSQPSPDVSQLESSAPKMDAVTVGLGLGMKKPEADGSAFHHIGTTDTAQVEGGTPGSRDTTATVHAGTGEMALATSITSSSAGKEVLTSIFSATAETLSTSTTTHVTKTVKGGFSETRIEKRIIITGDEDVDQDQALALAIKEAKLQHPDMLVTKAVVYRETEPSPEERDKKPQES, translated from the exons AAACACGCCCGAGGCCAGGTCCTCTTTGACATGGTGTGCGAGCATCTCAACCTCCTGGAGAAGGACTACTTCGGCCTCACCTTCTGTGACTCAGACAGCCAGAAG AACTGGCTGGACCCCTCCAAGGAGATCAAGAAGCAGATTCGCA GTGGGCCCTGGAACTTCGCCTTCACTGTGAAGTTTTACCCTCCAGACCCTGCCCAGCTCACGGAGGACATCACAAG ATACTACTTGTGCCTGCAGCTCCGTGCGGACATCATCACGGGGCGCCTGCCTTGCTCCTTTGTCACGCATGCCCTGCTGGGCTCCTACGCCGTGCAGGCTGAGCTGGGTGACTACGATGCCGAGGAACACATGGGCAACTACGTCAGCGAGCTCCGCTTCGCCCCCAACCAGACACGGGAGCTGGAGGAGCGCATCATGGAGTTGCACAAGACCTACCG GGGAATGACCCCCGGGGAAGCGGAGATCCACTTCCTGGAGAACGCCAAGAAGCTCTCCATGTATGGGGTGGACCTGCACCACGCCAAG GACTCGGAGGGCATTGACATCATGCTGGGCGTCTGCGCCAACGGCCTCCTCATCTACAGGGACCGGCTGAGGATCAACCGCTTCGCCTGGCCCAAGATCCTCAAAATTTCCTACAAGAGGAGCAACTTCTACATCAAGATCCGCCCGGGTGAG TACGAACAGTTTGAGAGCACCATTGGCTTCAAGCTGCCTAACCATCGCTCCGCCAAGCGTCTTTGGAAGGTCTGCATAGAGCATCACACCTTCTTCAG GCTGGTGTCCCCGGAGCCACCCCCCAAGGGCTTCCTGGTGATGGGCTCCAAGTTTCGCTACAGCGGGCGGACGCAGGCGCAGACACGGCAGGCCAGCGCCCTCATCGACCGCCCGGCTCCCTTCTTCGAGCGCTCCTCAAGCAAACGGTACACCATGTCTCGCAGCCTTGACGGAG AGTTCTCGCGCCCAGCCTCTGTCAGCGAAAACCACGACGCCGGGGCAGAGGGCGAGAAGCGAGATGAGGACGGTGAGTTTTGCAGCAGGAGACGGTCTGAGACAGAGGATGAGGAGCTGACCACCCCAACGAAAATAAAGGAGCTGAAG CCGGAGCACGAAACAACCCCCAGGCACAAGCAGGAG TTTTTAGACAAGCCAGAAGATGTTTTGCTGAAGCATCAGGCCAGCATCAATGAGCTGAAACGGACCCTGAAGGAGCCCAACAGCAAGCTGGTTCACAGGGACCGGGACAGGAGGCTGCCTTCCTCACCAGCCTCTTCCTCACCCAAGCATGAGGATGAAACACCAAAGGGAACCCCAGAAAAGGCCAGCGAG ACGATGGAAGAGGACACCCCAGACGATTTTACATCTGAGCACGGAGCTTCCCTAAGCATGGAGTCTTTCACGCAGAAAAGCCTTGTCTCCTCTCCTGAG GGCTCGGAGCATTGGGTATTTATAGAGAGAGAAACTCCTAGGCTGGAAGCGGTAGCTCTAAAGAAAGCTCTGGGAGTCAAGAAAGAAGAAGCACATGCAGGTACCTCAGAGGTGAAAATGAGTGCGAGCGTATCGAAAGTGGAGATGGCAGTAGGGAAAGCCAAGGAAGTGGCAGGccaggaagagccagcagatGCATCCCTGGATACCCGGACAAGAGCAAAAATGATCGCTAGTCCAGAGGATTTTGAGTCTGTCTGGGAGGATGAGATTGATGAGAAGGAAGCCAGGGGGGAGCCCAGCCAGGAGGCAGAGCACGTGTCAGCTGAGAGTGCAGAGGAGCCCCAGGAGGAGGGCGAGGAAGCAACCACCAGTGAGCCAGGTCTGCCCAAGCCATGTCAGCAGCCTGAAGAGAGGCAGAGGGCCAAAATTTTGGGGCCAGAGCCTCCCCAGGGAGAAAGCGAGGTGGTCTCCAAGGAGCGTGCTTCTGCAGCCTCCAGGAAGCAGGAGGCCAGAGTGCTGGCCACAGCCACAGAGctcattaaaattaaagtgaAGGCTAGTGATGAGAGCTCAGACACTTCTGCAACCCAGAGGATCATTTACTTAGGAGAcccagagggagaggagaaagacagTAAAACACACCTGCTCTCAGAGACTGGCTTGGAGGAGAGACCAGAAGCCACTGAGAACACATCCAGGGAGGGATCTGGGCACACGGCACCTGTGGCAGAAGGTTTCCAACCCTCTTCCTCAGcaagccagcagcacagggcattGTCTGGAAAATCTGCTGAAGCACTGGAGCAGCCGGGGACAGGCTGTGATGGGACCAGCCTGGTGGAACGTCCTAccttggggcaggaggaagggctgCCTCTACAGCAAGAGAAAGCATCTGCTGGGCTGACAGGCTGCGAAGCACCTGAGGGAGGTGAAGCCCTGCCATGTTCCCGAGAGgtgggacaagaggaaacagatCTGCAAAGCCCAGTGGGAGGCTTGAAGCTGTGTGGCCTGGCAGGGGATGGCCGCAGGGCTGAGGAGCACAAAGGGAGCCCAGTACAGAGCCCGGACATCTGCATGGCAGTGGAGGGGCTCTCAGGAAGGATTGGAGCAGACAGCGACAAGGAAGGAAGTGCCAGAGTGGTTCTTCAGATGGAAGAGATAGAGACCAAGTCACCTCCATCAGTTGTGCCTCGGCAGGGTCACCCTCCCACCACCATGGGGTCGGAGGGGGATGAACCCAGCACTCCTGCCCCTACACCCTTTCCCCAGCAatccagccctgtccctgcagagccagTCTCAGGCACTGAGCCTGAGGGCAGAGACCTGTCCCAGGGCACCAGCCCTGTAAGAGGTATGGGCCTACCCAAGATTGTGAATCTCTCAGCAGAGGTGGAAAGCAAGGAAGCAAACCCTGTAGTAGGCAAAGGAGCACCCAAGGACATGAGCCCTGTAGCAGAGGTGGCAATACCCAGTGGCGCCAGTCCTGAATCTGAAGAACAACCCCAAGACATGGGCTTTGCTACATGTAAACCACACCAAGGTGCAAGTCCTGTTGCGGGAGGACCACCCGAAAACACAGGCGCTGCAGCAGAGCCGATCCAGGTCAGAGACCCGGCCACAGGGGAGGTGGCCCAGGACATGGGCCCTGTCACAGCGAAGGCAACCCAGAGCAAAATCCCTGCCACGGAAGAGCCACTTCAGGAGAAGCCCGTGATAAAAGAGCTCTCCCAGGACATAGGGCCCACATCAGGGAAGCTGACCAGAGATGAAGGCTGTGGGATGGAAGAATTATCCGATGACAAAAGCCCTTGCATGGAAGAGCTGCCTCCCAAGGCAGAAGAACCAAAACAACAGATTGAGGCCATAATAAGAGACCTGCCCCAAGAGGGTCCCATGGCTGAAGGGCTGCTCCACACTACAGATCCCAAAGTGCAGGAGCCACCTTGGGACTTGGAGTTTAATGTGGGACAAGatctgcagggcaggagcccTGCAGTAGGAGAAACCACCAGGGACAGTGACCTTGCTCCAGGGCAGCCACCGCAGGATAAGTCTCGTCCCAAAGAAGCTGCTGATGTTCTGCACTCCCACTCCACTGTAGCAGGATTGTGTCAAGGAAGCAAAACATACCGGCTCTCTACCTTGATCTATGAAGgcagagaagagcagcaagCGAGCAGTGGGACACATCAAACAGAGTCTGAGTCGTTGATGTTTGTGGCTGGGAGGACAGGAGCTGTGTCCCAGGAGCATGGAGATGTCACTGTGGCCCCAGGTAGCTGGCAGGACAGTGAGAGCTACAGGAAAACCTCAGTGGCCTCTAAGATTAAGATGTTCGAGCAAAGTGAAGCAGAGCGAAGGGCAGCCCAGGAGGGACAAGAGCGTGTGCCTGAAGCTGAGacatcagcaaaagcaaaggggaaGATGGGTCTGGCACAGGACATGCTTTTGAACACAGGCCTTGCCTCACCGCTGGTGATGCTAGTCACTCCGGTGGGACCTGCGTCCAGTGCAGGCTCCTTGGCCCTTGGGCAAGGAGCTGGTTCAGGAGACACCTCCCAGCCTCTCTCTCTGAAGAAAGATGTTTCTATTGTCCTGGAGCACGAAGGAGAAGACAGTGCTGACCTGGCTAGTGCTGACCTGGCCTCCCCCGACTCTGGCTGCGAACTCACACTGGCAGAAGCCGTG AGCAAATCTCAGGAACcaagtggggaagaaaaggatttaTCTGACCCGTCAGTAAAATCCAGCCTGAAAGAAGAGAATGTAAAGACTGCTGTTCCAGTGGTCTTCCAG AGAGCGGGCTTGAGGGAGGGCATTGAGGAGAAAGCTAAGCCGCCTCGGCACAGGGCTCCCGAGAGTGACACTGGCGATGAGGAGCAGGACCAGGAGAAGGACTCGGTCTTTTTGAAGGACAACCACCTGGCCATCGAGCGCAAGTGCTCCAGCATCACGGTCAGTTCAACCTCCAGCCTGGAAGCAGAGGTGGACTTCACAGTGATCGGTGACTTCCACGGCACAGCCTTTGAAGACATCTCCCGGAGCCTGCCTGAGCTGGACAAGGACAAGAGTGAAACGGAAGACGAAGGCCTGGTTTCCTTCCAGCACACTGACAAAGTAGTTCCTGGGCCGGAAGAGGATGTCAAAGGTGGAGAGAAGgtctcccagcccagcccagatGTCTCCCAGCTAGAG tcATCAGCCCCAAAAATGGATGCTGTGACCGTCGGTCTGGGGCTGGGCATGAAGAAGCCTGAAGCAGATGGCTCTGCTTTCCACCACATCGGCACCACAGACACAGCCCAG GTGGAAGGAGGCACCCCGGGCAGCAGGGACACCACAGCCACTGTTCATGCTGGCACCGGAGAGATGGCACTGGCAACCTCA AtcaccagcagctctgctgggaaggaAGTGCTCACCAGCATATTCAGTGCCACTGCGGAAACCCTCTCCACTTCCACCACTACCCACGTTACCAAG ACTGTGAAAGGAGGGTTTTCCGAGACCCGAATAGAGAAGCGCATCATTATCACAGGAGATGAAGATGTGGACCAGGACCAG GCACTGGCTTTAGCAATCAAAGAGGCAAAACTACAGCATCCTGACATGCTGGTAACCAAAGCTGTGGTATACAGAGAAACAGAACCTTCTCCAGAGGAACGGGACAAGAAACCTCAG GAATCTTGA